From the Desulfobacterales bacterium genome, one window contains:
- the bamA gene encoding outer membrane protein assembly factor BamA: MKRFIILCLLILIGFSVTASGMEPDSQFSLNTLRFVGIKSVPKDDLAKTLAIQTPPAWKFWMDRPVFSAEDLPDDVLRIKQFYQDRGYYHTIVAYQIEAADDRNAPAGPPSTNVTFTITEGPPVLVEAINITVKPEIEKPAVKDLLKLMPLKPGRIFITAEYRDAKKALLKACGNSGYPFADLTGKATVNTETNSAQVFFRLDPRKQYSFGPLTILPNDAGVKDIVILRAMRFKEGELYDAGKVDESRRNLFSLDMFRLALIKPEAPEPDALSVPMTIQLTPKKSQNIKFGVGYGTEDGFRLKGAWTYRNLWGWAGKTSISAKRSDLIENIQADYIQPYFLDAKNTLRAKTGFERENFDSYTNRKIFGNAGLERNFIKNWTGAVSYNLEVNNLEDIKITDPEELERLSRQNTYVISSLQPGLVYNSTDNTLDPKKGSVVAVSAEWASDLLGSEINFVRPALELKRYQPLSESVTVAGRVRFETIQSDDPASIPIFKRLFLGGSNTVRGYDFHKIPPLDDNSNPLGGLSALNANLELHFPIYRKLTGVIFGDAGLLDPDYFRYNTGDMRYTSGTGIRYKTIVGPLRLDFGYKLNPPESEQKVDRWRIHLSIGQAF; this comes from the coding sequence ATGAAGCGATTCATCATCCTATGCCTCCTGATACTGATCGGTTTTAGCGTAACCGCAAGCGGTATGGAGCCCGACAGCCAATTCAGCTTGAACACGCTCCGGTTTGTCGGGATTAAATCCGTCCCCAAAGACGACCTGGCCAAGACTCTGGCCATCCAGACGCCTCCCGCGTGGAAATTCTGGATGGATCGGCCCGTCTTCAGCGCCGAAGACCTGCCGGATGATGTTTTGCGGATTAAACAGTTTTACCAGGACCGTGGATATTATCACACCATTGTGGCCTATCAAATCGAAGCGGCTGATGATAGAAACGCTCCGGCGGGGCCGCCGTCAACAAATGTAACCTTCACAATAACCGAAGGACCACCGGTTCTGGTGGAAGCCATCAATATCACTGTAAAGCCGGAAATCGAAAAACCGGCGGTAAAAGACCTGTTAAAACTGATGCCGCTTAAACCCGGCCGGATTTTTATAACCGCGGAATACCGTGATGCCAAAAAAGCACTCCTGAAAGCCTGCGGCAACAGCGGATATCCCTTTGCGGACTTAACCGGCAAGGCAACGGTTAATACTGAGACCAACTCCGCACAAGTTTTTTTCAGGCTGGACCCCCGGAAGCAGTACAGCTTTGGTCCTCTCACGATCTTGCCGAATGATGCCGGTGTAAAAGACATCGTCATCTTGCGGGCCATGCGTTTTAAAGAAGGCGAGCTTTACGATGCCGGCAAGGTGGATGAAAGCCGGCGCAACCTGTTTAGCCTGGATATGTTCCGGCTGGCTCTGATCAAACCGGAGGCGCCCGAACCGGATGCGCTGTCTGTTCCGATGACGATTCAGCTAACACCGAAAAAAAGTCAAAATATCAAATTCGGCGTGGGCTATGGAACCGAGGATGGTTTTCGGCTCAAAGGCGCCTGGACCTACCGGAACCTGTGGGGCTGGGCCGGAAAAACCTCGATAAGCGCCAAGCGTTCGGATTTAATTGAAAATATACAGGCAGACTACATCCAGCCGTATTTTCTGGATGCCAAGAACACCCTGCGCGCCAAAACCGGTTTTGAACGTGAAAATTTTGATTCCTATACCAACCGAAAAATATTCGGCAATGCCGGTCTTGAACGAAATTTTATTAAAAACTGGACCGGGGCAGTCAGCTACAACCTGGAAGTCAACAATCTTGAAGACATCAAGATTACGGACCCCGAAGAGCTGGAGAGGCTTTCACGACAAAATACGTATGTTATCTCATCCCTTCAACCCGGATTGGTATACAACAGCACCGACAACACCCTTGACCCCAAAAAGGGGAGTGTTGTCGCGGTTTCGGCCGAATGGGCTTCCGATCTTCTGGGTTCTGAAATCAACTTTGTGCGGCCGGCCCTGGAGTTGAAACGATATCAACCGCTGTCTGAAAGTGTCACGGTTGCCGGCCGGGTCCGCTTTGAAACCATCCAGAGCGATGATCCGGCCTCCATCCCGATCTTTAAACGGCTGTTCCTGGGCGGCAGCAACACGGTTCGCGGCTATGATTTTCATAAGATCCCACCGCTGGATGACAACAGCAACCCGCTGGGGGGACTGTCCGCCCTGAATGCAAACCTGGAGCTCCATTTTCCGATCTATCGGAAACTGACCGGCGTCATTTTCGGAGATGCAGGACTTCTGGACCCAGACTATTTTCGATATAATACCGGCGACATGCGTTACACCAGCGGCACCGGCATCCGCTACAAAACAATTGTCGGCCCCCTGCGGCTGGATTTCGGCTACAAGCTGAATCCGCCGGAAAGCGAACAGAAAGTAGACCGGTGGCGGATTCACCTTAGTATCGGGCAGGCGTTTTAA